GCCGCGAGCGCACCCGAGGTCTACGGCGTGGGGCTGCGCGGGGTCCTGTACGGCCGGTCGGCGGAGGCGCTGGACCGGATGCGTGCGGCGGCGGCCGTCGTCGTCAAGCCCCTCGACGGGGCGGGCGGACGCGGGGTCCGCATCGTGGCCGGCGAGCAGGTCGAGAGCCTGGTCGCCGGTGACCCGGACGCCGTCGTCCTCGTGCAGGAGCGGCTGGCGCAGCACCCGCAGCTGCGCGCCGTGCACCCGGGCTCGCTCAACACGCTCCGGGCGCTGGCCATCCGGCTGCCGGACGGCGACCCGGTGGTCGCCGCCGCGGTCCACCGGTGGGGCACCGCGGCCAGCGGCGCCGTCGACAACGTCAGCTCGGGCGGCCTGTGCAGCGCCGTCGACCTCGCGTCCGGGCGCCTCGGCCCGGCGGTGGGCCGCCCCCGGGAGCGCGGGCGGCCGACGTACGACCGGCACCCGGACACCGACGTGCAGATCGCCGGGGAGACCGTGCCGCACTGGGGCGAGGTGCTCGACCTGGTCGGGGAGCTGATGCGGGCCTTCCCGGAGGTCACCCACGTCGGCTGGGACGTCTGCGTCACCGACCGCGGCCCGTTGGTCCTCGAGGGGAACGCCGGGGTCCCGAACCTCAACGTGTTCCAGTTCCACGGGTCGTTCCTGTCCGACCCGCGCGTGCGGCGCTTCTACATCGACCACGGCCTGCTCGACCGCCGGCACGCCTGAACCCACGGGGTGGCGCAGGCGCTCCCCTGTGCCGGGGAGCGCCTGCCGCGGCCCCGGGCGGGGCTCAGCGGAGGCGGAGCAGCCGCCGCTTCCCGGAGACCGGGAGCTCCCACCAGCTGCCCAGCAGCCGGTCCAGCTCCGGCTCGTACCGGGCCAGGCCCGCCGCGGGGTACGGGGTCAGCTCGCCGAACCACAGCACCCCGTCGTGCTCGTAGAAGTCCACGCGCATCATGTCGAAGTCCGCCGCCAGCAGGGACGCCGCCTTCAGCATGTCCTCCAGCCGCTCCGGCCGTGCGGTGTCCGGCCCGGGGGCGTAGCCGCCGTTCCAGGGCAGCGGCTCCCAGTCGGGGGTGTAGTACCGCGCCCGGTGCACGTTCCCGTCCCGGCTGTGGACGGCGACGGCGCGGGGCACGCCGTCGAAGACGAACAGCTTGAGGTCGGCCGGCACCTCACCCGGCGTGCCGATGAACTCCTCGACGAGCAGGCCGGGGCGCGCGGTGCGGTAGGCCCACTCGCCACTGCGCCGCCAGTACGGCTCGCTCACCCACCCCTCGACCTCCGCGGCGAGCGCGTCGACGTCGGCCGGGCCACCGCTGATCACCACGCGCTGGCTGGCGTGGTTCGGCTTCAGCACCCAGTTCTCGGGGAGGTCGACGTCCCGCAGCTCGGCGACGTCCGTGCCGAACCAGTAGGTCTCGGGCGTGCGGGTGAGGTCCGGCGCGAGCCGGGCGGCGTGCTCCTTCATCGCCAGCTTGTCGCAGGTGAGCCGGAGCAGCTCGCGGCGGTCGCGGGTCACCCGCCACTGGACCTTGTCGTTGAAGGTCTCGAAGTCCACCAGCGGGGGCAGCCGACCGTGCCGGAGGTAGAACTTCCTCGCCCGGCGCAGCTGGACAGGGACCAGCCGCTGCGGGTCGAGACGGGGGAACGGCGCACGGGCCACGGCGCACACTCCAACAGACGCGCGCGGACGCCGCAACGTCGCCCCCCTTCCGGGCGTCCCCCAGTGTGGGCGACAACGCTGCTCGCGGCCACCGCGCGACGGTAGGGTCGGCGTGACCAGACCCCGGTCCGGGGTCTGCCGCACACCCAGGAGAGCAGTTGTCACTGCCGAAGCAGTGGCCGACCCCGACCCGGGTCGTCCGGCGCTACACGACCGCGTGGCAACAGTTCGGTCCCTTCCTCGGCTCGTCGAAGTCGCGCATCGCGGTGATGGCCGGCGGCTCGGTGGTCGCCGGTCTGGTCGAGGCCGTGCTGCTGGCCCTGGTCGCCTCCCTCGCCACCGCGCTCTCGCAAGGGCAGACGCAGGTCGACGCCCTCCCCGGCCCGCTCGAGTTCGAGGCACCGCTGCTCGTCCTCTGCCTGGTGGGCATGGGGGTGGCCGTCTTCCGCGGCGCGCTGCAGGTCTGGCTGGCCTACGTCCCCGCGTCGATGAGCGCAGCGGTGATGGCCAACCTCCGCCGTGACCTGTTCGAGCGGTTCACCTCGGCGTCCTGGAAGATCCAGTCGGCCGAGCGTGACGGGCACTTCCAGTCCCTGATGACCACCCAGGCGATCCAGGCCTCGGCGGCGGTCACCACCCTCTCCGAGGGCATCAGCGCCGTCCTGATGTTCTTCACGCTGCTCGCCTCCGCCTTCCTGCTCAGCGCCCCGACGGCGCTGATCCTCATCGGCGCCTCGGCGGTCCTGTTCGTGATGCTGGCCCCGCTGGCCCGCCGCCAGCGCGGCCACGCCCGGGCGCTGAGCGCGGAGAACGTCGAGTACGCCAAGGGCGTGCAGGAGATGGTCCAGCTGGCCGAGGAGACGCAGGTCTTCGGCGCCAGCCGGGCCTACCGCGAGGCGGTCGAGGGGATGATCCAGGAGGTCCGTCGTCCGCTCCTGCAGACGCGCTTCCTCAACCGGGCCGTGCCGGCGCTGTACCAGAGCGTGGCGTTCTTCCTGCTGCTCCTCGCCCTCACGATCGTCTTCCTCTCCGGGGCGACGGCGATCGGCGAGCTCGGTGCGGTGGTCCTCATCCTCATCCGGTCGCTGACCTTCGGGCAGCGGATCCAGGCCTCCTCCACCCGGATGAACGAGCTGATCCCCTACATGGGCCGGCTGCGCCGGGCGCTGGACCACTACGCCGACCACACCCGGCAGGACGGCGACCAGCCGCTGTCCCGCATCGAGCGGCTCGGCATGTCCCACGTGGACTTCGGCTACGACGCCAAGACCCCCGTCCTGCACGACGTCTCCTTCGAGGCCAGCCGCGGCGAGGTGATCGGCATCGTCGGCCCGTCCGGGGCGGGGAAGTCCTCCATCGTGCAGCTGCTGCTGCGCCTCCGGCTGCCCACCAGCGGCACCGTCACGGTCAACGACCAGGACGGCCGCGACTTCCGCCTCGAGGACTGGCGGCACCGGGTCTCCTACGTGCCGCAGAGCCCGCAGCTGCTCTGGGGCACCGTCGCCGACAACATCCGCTTCTACCGCGACGACATCTCCGACGCCGACGTCGAGGAGGCCGCCCGCAAGGCCTCGCTGCACGAGGAGATCCTCAGCTGGCCGAAGGGCTACCAGACGGTCATCGGGCAGCGCGCGGCGGCGATTTCCGGCGGCCAGCGCCAGCGGCTGTGCCTGGCGCGCGCCCTGGCCGGGCGGCCCGACGTGCTGATCCTCGACGAGCCGACCAGCGCGCTGGACGTCAAGAGCGAGCAGGCGGTCCAGGAGTCCCTGGCCCGGATGAAGGGCGAGGTCCTGCTGCTGCTCGTCGCGCACCGGGTGTCCACCCTGTCGATCTGCGACCGGGTCATGGTGATGGGCGACGGCCGGCTCCAGGGCATCGCCGAGCCCGAGGTCCTGCTGCGCGACAACGACTTCTTCCGGGAGATCACCGAGATCTCGCAGGCCGGGCACAGCGTCCCCTGATCCCGGCGGTGCGGTGACCTCCCGGGAGGGAGGTCACCGAGCGTCGTCACGGCAGGTCGCTGCTGCTGGTGAGCACGCGTCCGCGGGTCATCAGCGCGGCAGGTCACGCCGTCCGGCCGACCCTTGAGCCGCCTCACGGCGCGGCTCAAGGGTCGGCGAGGCGGCTCATCCTGACCTTCCAGAGCCTTCCCGACCGTGCCGGTGGCACCACCTCACGGCGCTGGCGGAGCAACGTCACCTGGGTACGACCAGCGCGGGTGAGCAGACCGGCCCACGGGCCCGTTCCTGCGCCATCATCGACAGGTGTTCCAGGACCACGAGCCCGAATGCCCTCTCCACGAACCAGCGCACTGGTTGCGGGCGGCCGCCGTGCACACCTAGGCCCTGGCCTCCTTCAGCGAGCTGCCCGCATCGCGACCGGCTCTACCGGCGAGCGTCCTGCCGGCCGCGGCACCGCCTGGAGAGGAGTGGGCCGTCGCCTGGTGCTCGTGCCGGCGCAGCACCCCGCCGCAGGGTGGCCGCGCGTAGGCCGTGCGGCGGTCAGGGCCGGTCGGGGCGGGACAGCGACGTCCCGCTCTCCCCCGTGGTACCCGGGTCGACCTCCACCCGGGAGCGCGCAGCTGCCGCGACGACCTCCGGGCAGAGCTCGTCGACCTCGACGGCGAAGCCGATCCCGCTGCTCTTCATCAGCCCGGCCAGCTGCTGCTGGTGGTCGTCGACGTGCTCGCCACGGAACCGGCGGCGCACGACCGCGACCGGGGCGATCCCCATCTCGAGCAACCCGAGGACGCTGCCCACACCGGCGTGGGTGATCACCACGTCCGCGTCGCGCGCGCACTGGTCGAAGTCCTGGCCGGACAGCTCGTGGTGCACCCGGCCCGGCAGCTCGACCGCCGGCTCCGTCTCCCCCAGCTGCCAGACCGTGTGCTCGTCGGCCAGGCCCAGCTCCAGGATGCGGTCGATGATCGAGTGGAACGGGTAGCCGCGGAGCGTGCCCAGGGTGATGAACAGCCGGGCCGGCCCCTCGCTGCGCACCGGCCGGGGGACCATCCGGAACGCCGAGAACACGCTCGGGTGGGTGCCCCACCGGCCCCCCGCCCAGGCGGGGTGCTGCGTCCGGAGCTCGGCGAAGCGCATCGCGGCCAGCACCCGTCCGCTGACCGAGGGCCCGTTCACCCGCGAGACGCTCTCGATGTAGAGCGACGGGATGCCGGCCAGCTGCGCGGCGGGCAGTGCGGCCAGGGCCAGCGCCGACCCGGTGCTCACCGCGGCGTCGAAGTGCTCGGACCGCAGCCGCGGCAGGATCGTCCGGAACGCACGGGCGATCTTCAGCCCCTCGCGCGGCCGGATGTAGGGCACGTGCAGGACGTTCCGCCCCGCCAGCAGCGACTCGCTCTGAGCGGTGGGGAAGGTGATCCAGAGCGAGTCGTCGGACGCACCGAGCCCCGGGGCCAGGCGGACCAGCTGGGCCAGGTGCCCGCCGGTGGAGGCGGCCAGCACGAGCCGGCGGTCGGCGCCGGGCCGGAGCTCGGGCAGCTCTCGGGGGGACATCATTCCCTCACTTCGGTGGGCCGGGGCGACAGCTCGGTCGGCGGGGTGACCGCCTTCTCGGGGTCGTCCGGGGTGCGGTCCTGTGCCCCGCGGCGACGGGGGCCGCGGAGGAAGGCCGGTGGGGCGTACAGCCAGCGGACCCGGCTGGTGAGCCGGGCCAGGCCGAAGGACGCGAGGACGGTGAGGACGACCAGCGCGACCTGCACGCCGACGTCGACCCACCGGGGCCACGCCGGTTCCAGCAGCGCGATCAGCGCGGTCGCCAGGACGATGACGTAGAGGTGCAGCAGGTACAGCTTCAGGCTGGCGGTGCCCATCGAGGTGAAGATGCCGAAGCCCGGCACCCGGACCAGGTAGCGGACGACCAGGATGCCGACGGCCACGGCGGCGAGCTGCCCGACGAGCACCACGAGCGGCACCCAGCGGAAGCCCAGGACGATCAGCGCGGTGGACACGACCAGGACGGCGAAGGCGATCCCGAGGTGCACCGGCCGCGCCCGCTCGACGAGGTCCCGGATCTCCCGGGAGAACACCGCACCCAGGGTGAAGAAGAAGAACAGTGCGCCGACCCGGTTCCAGCCGATGTTGTGTGCGTCGACCAGGCCACTGGTGAAGAGGGTCGACACCAGGCCCGAACCGGCCAGCTGCACCCAGATCGGCGCGCGGGCGATCAGCCAGCGGAAGAGGGTGAAGAGGAAGAGCGCGTAGAGGAACCAGTAGCTGCTGCTCGGCCAGAACAGGATGAGCGGCAGCGCCAGCGGGTCGGTCGCCGGGATCTCACCGAGCTCGCCGTTGAGCCCGGGGATGACGAAGTAGAAGATCGTCCGGATGACCGACCACAGCACGTAGAGGTACAGCAGCGGCAGCAGCCGCCGCTTCCACAACGCGCGGAACTTGGTCGCCCCGTGCCGGCCGGCGAAGATCCCGGCGATCAGGAAGAACGCCGGCATCGGGAAGAGCTCGAAGACGGCCTTGGCCCGGCCGAGCACGGCGTCGACGTCCGCCGTCTTCAGGTAGAGGGTCACGTGGTAGGCGATGACCATGAAGATGGCCAGGCCCTTGACGGGCTCGAGCCACGCGAACCGCCCCGTCGTCGGGGCAGTGCTCTGGGCGCTCATCGAGGATCCGTTCTTCCTACGGCCTGGTCCGTCGCCCGACCGTGTCCGGTCACCCGGACCCGCGGGAACCCGCGAGTCCGCCGGGACCCTAACAGCCGGTACACCGACGGTACGGGGATCGGGACGGTCGTACGCCTGACCGAGGGCAGGTTCACTCCACCGTGGAAGTGGTCGGCTCCGCCGGGGCGGTGGTCGGCTCCGCCGGGGCGGGTGCGGGTCCGGTTCCCGACGAGTCGAGGCGGCGGATCAGCCGCGCCGGCACCCCGCCGTAGACGGCGTCCGGCTGGGTGTCGCCGCTGACCAGGGCGCCGGCGGCGATGACCGAGCCCGCCCCGATGGTCACCCCGCCCAGGACGGTGACGCCGGCGCCGAGCCAGGCGCCGTCCCCAATCGTGATCGGGGCGCTGACCGGCGCCCCGGCGCGCTGCTCCCGCGGCCCGACGTCGTGGGAGGTGGGCAGCAGGCTGACCCCGGGGCCGAGGTGGACCCGGTCGCCGATGACGATGCGGGCGTTGGCCCCGATCGTGGCGTTGACGTTGACGAACGCCCCCCGGCCGATCTCCAGGTGGTCGACGCCGCCGACGAAGCGGATCCACGGGTAGACGCGGGCACTGCCGTGCACCCGGACGCCCAGCGCCCGGAGCAGCCGCGCCCGGGTACGGGGAGCCCAGACCGGGCTGCCGGCCACCGTGCTGGCCAGTGCGCCGCGCATCCTGCCGCTCATCTAGGCCTGCCCGGTGGGGACGGAGGCCAGCAGGTCGGCCGTGTTGCGCTGCCCCATCGCCACGACGCCCGGGAGCGCCTGCCGGATGGACTGCCGGGCTGCCGAGTCCTCGGGGAGGACGCGGTCGATCACCTCGGCGACGACCGCCGAGAAGCCGGGGACGGCGTCGATGCGCAGCTCGGGCGTCCCGAACAGCTGCATCAGGCCCTCGACCTTGCCCTGGGACGCCAGGGTCAGCGCCGGGACGCCGTTCAGCAGCGACATCACCGCCAGGTGCATCCGCCCGGTGACCGTGACGCTCGCCCGGGCGGTCAGCCCGCGGACCTGCGCCGGGGACAGGATCGAGGGCACGCCGCTCACGTCGGGCAGCTCACCCACCCGCGCCATGAGGGCGGCGCAGGGCGCCATGTCGCCGCTCTGCTCCCGGTCGACGTGCGGGATGACCAGCACGTGCAGGCCACGGCCGCGCAGGTGCTCCACGATCCGGACGTACTCCTCGGTCTGGTCGACCCGGTCGGCGAGCAGCCCGCTGACGTTGACCAGCGCGACCGGCCGGGTGACGTCCCGCAGCAGCTCGTCGGCCGCCGACCCGTCCACGGTCCGGGCGGCGAAGACGACGTCCGCCACCTCCTCGACCGGTGCGATCCCGTCCGCGCGGGCGCGCTCGGCGGAGATGGGGTCGCGCAGCAGGAGCCGGACCCCGTCGCGCGCCGCGCCGGCCAGCGACCGCCGGGCCGCGACCCGGGCCCGGTCGCTCCAGCTGAAGCCGATGATCCGGGTGTCGACCCCGGCGCGGGCGGCCGCCCGGGCGAGGTTGGACCGGCGGACCGACGCCGGCAGCGAGTACCGGCCGTCCATCACGTCCGCGCCCAGGACGGACAGCTGGGCCGCACCCGCGAGCGCGCGGCCGAACGCGGCCACCGAGGCCCGGTGGTCGGCGCCGGTCCCGTAGACCAGGTGCGGGATCTCCAGGACCTCCACCCGCTGCCGGAACTCCTCGGGCAGTTCCACCGCGGCGGGGTCGGGCACGACCAGGGTCACCGGCCCGGCGGTGTTCTCCAGCACCGACTCGAGCATCGCCTGGTCCCCGACGTTGCCGCCGCCGGGTGCGGCGAGGAGCAGGTGCCGGCCGCGGACGCGCGGCTCCGCACGCACCCGGGACCGGATGATCCGGCGGTCGACGAGGCTGGGCAGCCCCGATGCCACCACCGCCCGTCGCCAGATCCGGTGCGCGCGCTCGATGGCCTTGGTCATGGGTCCATACCCGCCTTCGGGGTCGTGATCGGGTCGGTGGGAGCCGCACCGGTGAGGCTCAGGGGGGCCGGGCCGGGAGGCACGCCGACGGGCGCGCCGTCGTCCTCCGGCGGACGGGTGGCCGGACGGCCGGAGCCGCGCCGGAGGGACCTGCGCATCCCGGCGATCCCCCGCAGGTCGCGCCGGAACGTCGGCCAGACGAGCGCGGCGAGGGCGGTCGCGCCGAGGACGGCGAGCACGCCGACGACCAGGCGCAGCGCGTGCGCGTCGTCCGGCAGCGCGACCGTGGACAGGAACGAGAGGGCCGACGCCACGCTGAAGACCAGCCCGGTGCGGAGCCCGTTGCGGAACATCCGCCCGGCGGGGGCGTCGGAGACGCGGGCGATCCAGACCAGCGCCACCGGCCACGCCAACGCCACCCCGACCGCGTAGCCCACCGCCACGCCCAGCAGCCCCCAGGTGGAGCCGACCACGATGACGACCGCCATCACCGGCCTGGTCACCAGGGCGTAGACGAACTGCGTCCGGGTCAGCCCCTTGGCCAGGAAGACCCAGGAGACGGCGTAGGTGGCGGCCTGGAAGAACCCGGCGACGAGCAGCACCTGGAAGACCGGCACCGCCTCCGTCCACTGCGGCCCGAGCATCACGAACACCACGGACTCGGCCTGCGCGAAGAGCACCGCGAAGAGGCCGCCGATGAGGGTGAGCAGCGCGACCTGGCCGAAGCTGATGAACTCGGCGAACCGCTTCCGGTCGTCCTGCAGCCGGGAGAGGACCGGCAGGGCCACGCGCGTGGACGGCGCCTGGACCTGCAGCAACGGCATCATGACCAGCTGGAAGGCGCGGTTGTAGAGGCCGACGGGCGCCGCACCGTAGCGCGCACCGAGGACGAGGGTGTCCATGTTGCGGCCCAGGTAGTTGAGCAGGTGCGAGCCGAGCAGCGGCATGCCGTAGCCGATGAAGGGGCGGACGGACGCGCTCCGGTCCACCCGGCCCGGCAGCCACCGGTTGGTGGCGACCAGGAACACCTGTGCGACCAGCCCCTGGGTGAGCTGCTGGGCGACCAGCGCCCAGTAGCCGGCGCCGAGGACGGCGAGCACGATGCCGACGGCGACGCCGGCGACCTGCCCGCCGATCTCGGAGAGCGCGAGCTTGCCGAAGCGCAGGTGCCGGGTGTGCATCGCCCGGTACTGGGTGGACACCCCGTTCAGCAGGAACGTGGCCGACATGACGACGGTGACGAGGGTCAGCCGGTCGTCGTCGAAGGCCAGCGCCACCAGCGGCGACGCGGCGCAGACCAGCACGGCCAGGACGGCGCCGATGCCGGTGTTGAGCCAGAAGAGGTTGTCCCGCTGCCCGTCGGAGAGCGTCTTGGCCTGGACGGCGGCCGAGGAGAGACCGAAGTCCCGGAACAGCTCGCCGAAGCCGACGATCAGCGTCACGATCGCGAGGAGGCCGTAGTCCTCGGGGTCGAGCAGCCGGGCCAGGACGGCGATGCCCACCAGCTGGACGAGCACGCGGAGCCCCTGCCCGCCCAGGGTGACGGCGGCACCCCGGGAGGCTCGTGCACCGAGCCCCTGCCCCTCCCCCGCGGTGGGCCCGGTCACCCTCGCCCGCTGAGCACTCGGGCCCGTCGGTAGGCGTCGCGGTGGTGGAGCCCGATCCGCTCCCAGTCGCGGTCGTCGAGCCGCGGCTCCCCGCCCCGGCGGGCCGCGGTGGCGGCGATCGCCTCCTCGAGCACCTGCGGGGTCAGCTCACCGGGGTACTGCAGGATCCACCCGGGGCCCACCTCCTCCGACAGCGCCGCGTTGGTCGGCGACTCCGGCACGAGGACCGGCCGCCCCAGGGACAGCGCCGCGAAGAGGGACCCCGAGTTGTGCATGCTCCCGCGGTAGGGCAGGACCACCAGCTGCGAACAGCAGATCTCCTCGACCAGCTCCTGGTCGCTCACCAGGCGGAGCAGGGTGTCGATGCGGGGGTCGCCCGCGGACCTCTCGTGCACCAGCTCGGCCTGGCCCGGGTGCGGGTTGCCGACGATCCGCAGCCGCAGGTCGGCGCGGTCGATGCCGCGGAAGGCGTCGATGAGGACGTCGACGCCCTTGTACGGCCGGATGATGCCGAAGTACAGGAGCCGCCCCGGCTGCGCCTCGGGCTGCGGGTACTGGGCGAAGGGCTGCCGGTAGTGCCCGTGCGGGATCGTCACCGTCTCGCGCCCGGCGGTGACCGGGCTGGCCGGGTTGAGCCGGATCACCAGGTCGACGTGCCTGTAAAACCGGTCCAGCGACCGGTGGTCGGACCGGCTGCCCTGCTCGTGCGGGCTGAGGTTGTGCGCCGTCCACACCAGCGGGATCCGCCGCACCCGCAGGCGCAGGAGCAGCAGCTCCAGCAGCCGGCGCTTGACGAACCGCAGCCACGGCCGCCGGCTGTCGCGGATGAGCAGCTCCGGCCAGTGCACGTGCAGCACGTCGTACCGGCCGAACAGCCCCGTCTGCCAGTCGAAGAAGCGGACGTCGACGTCCGGCGCCGCGCCCTGGACCATCTGGTCGGCGTACTGCGTGGTGCCGTCCGGCTCGCGCAGGGAGTGCAGCACCACCAGGCGACGGTCGGCGTCGGCCCGGGGGACGGACGGCTGCGGAGCCCGGCGGCCGATCACGACGGGCCCTGCCCGTCTCCGGGCACCGCACCGTCCGGCCGGCCGGGGACCGCTCCCCGCGCGGTCACGGGGAGGACCGCCTGCCGGTCGGCAGACGAGGGGTCGGTGCGAGGGACATCAGGCCGGGAGCGGACGCTCACAGCCAGGAGTTGAAGGTGGCGACCATGTCCGAGTGCGTCCAACCCGGCACGGTGTGCCCCTGGTCGTGGTACTGGACGCGCACGTCGGCCGCGACGGGCTTGGCAAGACCGGCCAGCGCCAGGCCGTGCCGGTCCGGCGGCAGGATCGGGTCGACGAGCGAGACCACGGTCTTGACCCGCTTGCCGGCCCAGGCGCTCTGCGGCAGGCGGGCGGGGTTCGTGGCCGCGACGCGCGCCGGGTCGTTGCCGTACGGGGGGCCGATCCGGCCCGGGTCCCGGGCGTAGAGGTCTTCCATGTCGTAGCTCGCGTTGGCGAGGTAGATCCCGCGCATCCCGCGGACCATGCCGTTGCCGTAGGCGTAGGTCATCAGCGAGCCGCCGCCGGAGTTGGCGCGGGCGAACGCGACGCCGACGTTGAAGACCGCGCTGATGTACTTGTCCCAGTTGACCTGGTGGGTCAGGGCGGCCTGCGTCGTCCACGTGCTGCCACCGAAGTTCGGGCAGACGCAGACCACGCCCCGGTCGACGAGCAGCATGCCGGGGTAGGCGTACGCGCCGTCCATCGCGGTGTGCGTGCTGCCGTTCGAGTGGTACATCCAGGCGACCGCGCTGGGCTTCGGCGCCTTCGGGGGGGTCGCGTGCGGCACGTAGAGCCGCGCCCGGTCGGTGCCCCAGACGACGTCGATCGCCTCGTACTTCTTCTTCCCGATCCGGGTGGTCCGGGTGTCGGTGCGGGAGACCTCGCCGGGCAGCTTGGGGATCGGGCTGTAGACCGGGGCGGCCTGCGCGGGCCCGGCACCGACGGCCACGCCGGCGAGCCCGGCAGCGGCACCGAACAGGACGGCGCGGCGGCTGGCCAGGGGCGGACGGACGGTGGACGGGTCGGACGCCGGGACGTCCGAACGGGCTCGGGACACGGGCTATGCCCTCCATGAGGCCGGGACGGATGGTCGACACCGCGCCGCAGGACCGCAACACGTGTACCGGAAAACTAACCTCCACCGACCGGAGAAGCCAGGGATGACCTGCGGCCGGTCCCGTCCGGGTGTCACCCGATCGGGGACCACCACCCCGCCACCGCACGCACCGTGGGGCCCTCCCACCGCCCACCCGTGGCGGACAGCGGCCGGTGGAGCCGTTCCGGCACGTACCCTGGACCGAAGGCCGACTTCCCTGGCCCACGGCCCGTCGCGGCGCCCGGACCCGCGCATCGTCCCGAGGAGGAGCATGGCGTCGATCGCCGTCCTGAGCCCCTCTCCGGGGGACCGGGTCCGCGGCACGGTCGAGGTGCGCGTCGAGGTCCGCGGCGGCAGCAGGGTGGGGAGCGTCACGGTCGCCATCGGCGATCCCGCCTTCGGGACCCTCCCGGCGGAGCCCGTCGGGGACCGGGTGTACGTCGCCCGCTGGGACACCCGGCGCAAGCTGGTCGACCCCGACGTCCCCGCGCCGGCCGACGCGATGTTCTGGATCACCGCCGCGGCGGTCGTCGACGGCATCCGGGTCGAGGCGCCGTACCTCGCCGTCGTCACCGCCAACGACCGGGACGCCGTGCGCGCGGAGTCCGCCGGCGGGTGGCGGGAGGAGCTCGCCTGGGCCGCGGACTACAGCGGTTCGACCGAGCAGTGGCTGGCCAGCACCACGCCCGTCGTCGGGGCCGAGTACGCCTCCGTCGAGCCCGACCCCGTGCTCGGGCCGGCCCGCCGCGCCGTCCGGGTCTCCGTGCCCGACAGCGCACGGGGCGACCGTGACCAGCCGACGTCGTCCACCGTGCGGTTCCAGTCCTCGAGCCCCTCCGACATCCGCGAGGGCGACGAGTTCTGCGTCGGGTTCGCGTTCCTGCCCCCC
The Modestobacter marinus DNA segment above includes these coding regions:
- a CDS encoding glycosyltransferase, coding for MVLHSLREPDGTTQYADQMVQGAAPDVDVRFFDWQTGLFGRYDVLHVHWPELLIRDSRRPWLRFVKRRLLELLLLRLRVRRIPLVWTAHNLSPHEQGSRSDHRSLDRFYRHVDLVIRLNPASPVTAGRETVTIPHGHYRQPFAQYPQPEAQPGRLLYFGIIRPYKGVDVLIDAFRGIDRADLRLRIVGNPHPGQAELVHERSAGDPRIDTLLRLVSDQELVEEICCSQLVVLPYRGSMHNSGSLFAALSLGRPVLVPESPTNAALSEEVGPGWILQYPGELTPQVLEEAIAATAARRGGEPRLDDRDWERIGLHHRDAYRRARVLSGRG
- a CDS encoding lipopolysaccharide biosynthesis protein, producing MTGPTAGEGQGLGARASRGAAVTLGGQGLRVLVQLVGIAVLARLLDPEDYGLLAIVTLIVGFGELFRDFGLSSAAVQAKTLSDGQRDNLFWLNTGIGAVLAVLVCAASPLVALAFDDDRLTLVTVVMSATFLLNGVSTQYRAMHTRHLRFGKLALSEIGGQVAGVAVGIVLAVLGAGYWALVAQQLTQGLVAQVFLVATNRWLPGRVDRSASVRPFIGYGMPLLGSHLLNYLGRNMDTLVLGARYGAAPVGLYNRAFQLVMMPLLQVQAPSTRVALPVLSRLQDDRKRFAEFISFGQVALLTLIGGLFAVLFAQAESVVFVMLGPQWTEAVPVFQVLLVAGFFQAATYAVSWVFLAKGLTRTQFVYALVTRPVMAVVIVVGSTWGLLGVAVGYAVGVALAWPVALVWIARVSDAPAGRMFRNGLRTGLVFSVASALSFLSTVALPDDAHALRLVVGVLAVLGATALAALVWPTFRRDLRGIAGMRRSLRRGSGRPATRPPEDDGAPVGVPPGPAPLSLTGAAPTDPITTPKAGMDP